In the genome of Nocardioides marmoribigeumensis, one region contains:
- a CDS encoding thermonuclease family protein, producing MRRSLVLVVALVAGVLSTLAGAGPAAALDYDCSDFSTQAQAQKVYLDAGGPRSDPYRLDADDDGRACDSLPCPCGSSGGSTSGSTSGSTRPARLVQYGRVTKVVDGDTIDVRLHSGAQRRVRLVGIDTPEVYGGVECGGRAASRSLKRKLPTGTPVKLVSDPTQDRVDRYGRLLRYVVKRSTGRDMNRTQVWLGWATVYVYAGTPFERVTSYRRAQSDARSAPRGIWRAC from the coding sequence GTGCGTCGCTCCCTCGTCCTGGTCGTCGCCCTGGTCGCCGGTGTGCTCTCCACGCTCGCCGGCGCCGGGCCGGCCGCCGCCCTGGACTACGACTGCTCGGACTTCTCCACGCAGGCCCAGGCCCAGAAGGTCTACCTCGACGCCGGCGGGCCGCGCAGCGACCCCTACCGGCTCGACGCCGACGACGACGGGCGCGCCTGCGACTCGCTGCCGTGCCCGTGCGGCTCCTCCGGCGGGTCGACGAGCGGCTCGACCAGCGGGTCCACCCGGCCCGCGCGCCTGGTGCAGTACGGCCGCGTCACCAAGGTCGTCGACGGCGACACCATCGACGTCCGGCTCCACTCCGGGGCGCAGCGCCGGGTCCGCCTGGTCGGCATCGACACCCCCGAGGTCTACGGCGGCGTGGAGTGCGGCGGCCGGGCGGCGTCGAGGTCGCTGAAGCGGAAGCTGCCCACCGGCACCCCGGTCAAGCTGGTCAGCGACCCGACCCAGGACCGGGTCGACCGCTACGGCCGCCTGCTGCGCTACGTGGTCAAGCGCTCCACGGGCCGCGACATGAACCGCACCCAGGTGTGGCTCGGCTGGGCCACGGTCTACGTGTACGCCGGCACGCCGTTCGAGCGCGTCACCTCCTACCGGCGCGCCCAGAGCGACGCGCGCTCCGCCCCGCGCGGCATCTGGAGGGCCTGCTGA
- a CDS encoding anti-sigma factor, translating to MSIDVHTLSGAYALDALTTEEAEEFEAHLQGCGACRTEVAEFREVVAAMGAQSWAASPRHLRAEVLGAAERAAQERPPARVEGTPVVDLATRRRRSPALMLAVAVAVVAAAVGGFIGVRTLGAQDAQTVPLAAPAQVVFNASDASQLAVKTSNGGTLHVAISQARKEMAVDARDLPRLDRQHVYQLWAVHNGITTSAAVLGADTTGAAMGLPGEDTQIAVTVEPGTGSKQPTSQPIATVDPSSI from the coding sequence ATGAGCATCGACGTCCACACGCTGTCCGGCGCCTATGCGCTCGACGCGCTGACCACCGAGGAGGCCGAGGAGTTCGAGGCTCACCTCCAGGGCTGCGGGGCCTGCCGCACCGAGGTCGCCGAGTTCCGCGAGGTGGTGGCCGCCATGGGCGCCCAGTCGTGGGCGGCGAGCCCGCGCCACCTGCGCGCCGAGGTGCTCGGCGCCGCCGAGCGCGCCGCGCAGGAGCGTCCGCCGGCCCGCGTCGAGGGGACCCCGGTGGTCGACCTCGCCACCCGTCGCCGCCGCTCGCCCGCGCTGATGCTGGCCGTCGCGGTCGCCGTGGTCGCCGCCGCCGTCGGTGGCTTCATCGGGGTCCGCACCCTGGGGGCGCAGGACGCGCAGACGGTGCCGCTGGCAGCGCCGGCGCAGGTGGTCTTCAACGCCTCGGATGCCAGCCAGCTGGCGGTCAAGACCTCCAACGGCGGCACGCTGCACGTGGCGATCTCCCAGGCCCGCAAGGAGATGGCCGTCGACGCCCGGGACCTGCCGCGCCTCGACCGGCAGCACGTCTACCAGCTCTGGGCGGTGCACAACGGCATCACGACCAGCGCCGCGGTGCTCGGCGCCGACACCACCGGTGCGGCCATGGGCCTGCCGGGGGAGGACACCCAGATCGCGGTGACGGTCGAGCCCGGCACGGGGTCCAAGCAGCCGACCAGCCAGCCGATCGCCACGGTCGACCCCTCGTCGATCTGA
- a CDS encoding energy-coupling factor ABC transporter ATP-binding protein, giving the protein MTQPVLDVRGLAHAYPDGHQALFGVDLHVHRGERVALLGPNGAGKTTLVLHLNGILTAGAGSVAVSGLPVTRSNLAEVRRRVGIVFQDPDDQLFMPTVRDDVEFGPRNLGLRGAELDEAVDRALGLVGMQEYADRPPHHLSFGQRRRVAVATVLAMEPEILVLDEPSSNLDPASRRELADILRSLDVTVLMVTHDLPYALELCPRSVILSGGVVVADGPTPDLLGDAELMASHRLELPFGFDPRHVGPPGASRAAR; this is encoded by the coding sequence GTGACCCAGCCCGTCCTCGACGTCCGCGGACTCGCGCACGCCTACCCCGACGGCCACCAGGCGCTGTTCGGCGTCGACCTCCACGTCCACCGCGGCGAGCGCGTCGCACTGCTCGGCCCCAACGGCGCCGGCAAGACCACGCTCGTGCTGCACCTCAACGGCATCCTGACCGCAGGCGCCGGCAGCGTCGCCGTGTCGGGGCTCCCGGTCACCCGGTCCAACCTCGCCGAGGTGCGCCGACGGGTCGGCATCGTCTTCCAGGACCCCGACGACCAGCTGTTCATGCCGACCGTCCGCGACGACGTCGAGTTCGGGCCCCGCAACCTCGGCCTGCGCGGGGCCGAGCTCGACGAGGCCGTCGATCGGGCGCTCGGGCTCGTCGGGATGCAGGAGTACGCCGACCGCCCGCCCCACCACCTCTCCTTCGGCCAGCGTCGCCGCGTCGCGGTGGCGACCGTCCTGGCGATGGAGCCCGAGATCCTCGTGCTCGACGAGCCCAGCTCCAACCTCGACCCGGCCTCGCGCCGCGAGCTGGCCGACATCCTGCGCTCGCTGGACGTCACCGTCCTCATGGTCACCCACGACCTGCCCTACGCCCTCGAGCTGTGCCCGCGCTCGGTGATCCTCTCCGGAGGGGTCGTCGTGGCCGACGGCCCGACGCCCGACCTGCTCGGTGACGCCGAGCTGATGGCCTCCCACCGGCTGGAGCTCCCGTTCGGGTTCGACCCCCGCCATGTGGGTCCCCCCGGGGCCTCTCGTGCCGCGCGGTAG
- a CDS encoding GAF and ANTAR domain-containing protein produces MTDQRLAHVFVELADTLVDEFDAVDFLSTLVERSIELLDADAAGVILRGARGTLHVVAVSSERVEVLELFEVQNEEGPCLDCLTGGEPVVNVDLVEAQARWPRFTRVAEQLGFTSTHALPLRLRETNLGAMNLFQTRRTPLSSDDLLIGQALADIATIGLLQERAVRESALLAHQLQSALSSRVSIEQAKGVLLAREQMPVESGFELMRSYSRRGRLPMRQVAQRVIDGELTAEDLRL; encoded by the coding sequence ATGACCGACCAACGCCTGGCCCACGTCTTCGTCGAGCTCGCCGACACCCTCGTCGACGAGTTCGACGCGGTGGACTTCCTGTCCACCCTGGTCGAGCGCAGCATCGAGCTCCTCGACGCCGATGCGGCCGGGGTGATCCTGCGTGGTGCTCGCGGGACGCTCCACGTGGTCGCGGTGAGCAGCGAGCGGGTCGAGGTGCTCGAGCTGTTCGAGGTCCAGAACGAGGAGGGCCCGTGCCTGGACTGCCTGACCGGCGGCGAGCCCGTGGTCAACGTCGACCTCGTCGAGGCCCAGGCGCGCTGGCCGCGCTTCACCCGCGTCGCTGAGCAGCTCGGCTTCACCTCGACCCATGCGCTGCCGCTCCGGCTGCGCGAGACCAACCTGGGCGCGATGAACCTCTTCCAGACCCGCCGGACGCCGCTGAGCTCCGACGACCTGCTGATCGGGCAGGCGCTGGCCGACATCGCGACGATCGGGCTGCTGCAGGAGCGAGCCGTCCGCGAGTCGGCCCTCCTCGCCCACCAGCTGCAGTCGGCGCTCAGCAGCCGGGTGTCGATCGAGCAGGCCAAGGGGGTCCTGCTGGCGCGCGAGCAGATGCCCGTGGAGTCCGGCTTCGAGCTGATGCGCTCCTACAGCCGGCGCGGCCGTCTGCCGATGCGCCAGGTCGCGCAGCGGGTGATCGACGGCGAGCTCACGGCCGAGGACCTGCGGCTCTGA
- the sigK gene encoding ECF RNA polymerase sigma factor SigK → MSDSARNERTDLRVVRTGAGDDVSELLGRVARGDSEAFAGLYDALNGSVYGLARRVVRDPERAEDVAQEVFLEVWRKAPTYESSKGTAKTWILTIAHRRAVDAVRRNEASRKYEARTVVDDVQHDAPGDELIGREEQKQVRDCLQTLTDLQLESVQLAYYQGYTYSEVATLLDKPLPTIKTRMRDGLIRLRDCMEVSA, encoded by the coding sequence ATGAGCGACAGCGCGCGCAACGAGCGCACCGACCTGCGGGTCGTGCGCACCGGCGCCGGCGACGACGTGTCCGAGCTGCTCGGACGGGTCGCCCGCGGCGACTCCGAGGCGTTCGCCGGGCTGTACGACGCGCTGAACGGCTCGGTCTACGGGCTCGCCCGCCGAGTGGTCCGTGACCCGGAGCGGGCCGAGGACGTCGCGCAGGAGGTGTTCCTCGAGGTGTGGCGCAAGGCCCCGACCTACGAGTCCTCCAAGGGCACCGCCAAGACGTGGATCCTCACGATCGCCCACCGCCGCGCGGTCGACGCCGTACGCCGCAACGAGGCGTCGCGGAAGTACGAGGCCCGGACGGTGGTCGACGACGTGCAGCACGACGCCCCCGGTGACGAGCTGATCGGCCGCGAGGAGCAGAAGCAGGTGCGCGACTGCCTGCAGACCCTCACCGACCTGCAGCTCGAGTCGGTCCAGCTGGCCTACTACCAGGGCTACACCTACAGCGAGGTCGCCACGCTGCTCGACAAGCCCCTCCCCACGATCAAGACCCGGATGCGTGACGGACTGATCCGCCTCCGGGACTGCATGGAGGTGTCGGCATGA
- a CDS encoding CBS domain-containing protein: MTLPTSLPASTGSPSPATAADVAVHHPTVHPPGATVGDVRRFLAGGHVHLALVVDGDGLLLSTLVRADLEGRDDAEAAVHAGTLQGRTVPAELPVDLLPDRMLAVGARRLAVVDEAGLLVGLVCRKRSGEGYCSDEGIRSKRADRPPAG, translated from the coding sequence GTGACCTTGCCCACCTCGCTGCCCGCCTCGACGGGCTCGCCGTCACCCGCCACCGCGGCCGACGTCGCGGTGCACCACCCCACGGTGCACCCGCCGGGGGCGACCGTGGGCGACGTACGCCGGTTCCTGGCGGGCGGGCACGTCCACCTGGCGCTGGTCGTCGACGGCGACGGGCTGCTGCTCTCGACGCTGGTCCGCGCGGACCTCGAGGGCCGCGACGACGCCGAGGCGGCGGTCCACGCCGGCACCCTCCAGGGGCGCACCGTGCCGGCCGAGCTGCCGGTCGACCTCCTGCCGGACCGCATGCTCGCCGTGGGCGCGCGTCGCCTCGCCGTCGTCGACGAAGCCGGGCTGCTCGTCGGGCTGGTGTGCCGCAAGCGTTCGGGCGAGGGCTACTGCAGCGACGAGGGCATCCGGAGCAAGCGGGCCGACCGCCCGCCCGCCGGATGA
- a CDS encoding potassium channel family protein has translation MAGTDATTLPSDREARRHRWEDLTTWPLMLAALVFLVAYAWPILDPTLPTAVDRLAAVVMRGTWLVFLTDYVVRLRLAHDRPAFVRHHPLDLLSVAVPVLRPLQLLRVVTVLDRAIGRRLGSRVAMYAVAVTTAAVGLGALAILDAERDAPGATITSFGDALWWAWATVTTVGYGDRYPVTTAGRGVAAVLMLCGIALLGLVTASLASFLVDRYQDEDEEEDQARDDARFAALHDELRELRAEIRALRRPESL, from the coding sequence GTGGCCGGGACCGACGCGACGACGCTCCCCTCCGACCGCGAGGCGAGGCGCCACCGGTGGGAGGACCTCACCACCTGGCCCCTCATGCTCGCCGCGCTGGTCTTCCTCGTGGCCTACGCCTGGCCGATCCTCGACCCGACGCTGCCGACGGCGGTGGACCGCCTCGCCGCGGTCGTGATGCGCGGCACGTGGCTGGTGTTCCTGACCGACTACGTGGTCCGCCTCCGCCTGGCCCACGACCGACCGGCGTTCGTGCGTCACCACCCGCTCGACCTGCTCAGCGTGGCGGTCCCGGTCCTGCGGCCGCTGCAGCTGCTGCGGGTCGTCACCGTGCTGGACCGGGCGATCGGGCGCCGGCTCGGCAGCCGCGTCGCGATGTACGCCGTGGCGGTCACGACCGCTGCCGTGGGTCTCGGCGCGCTCGCCATCCTCGACGCCGAGCGGGACGCCCCCGGGGCGACCATCACCTCCTTCGGCGACGCGCTGTGGTGGGCGTGGGCGACGGTGACGACGGTCGGGTACGGCGACCGCTACCCCGTCACGACCGCCGGGCGAGGCGTTGCTGCAGTCCTCATGCTCTGCGGCATCGCGCTGCTCGGCCTGGTCACCGCGTCACTCGCCTCGTTCCTCGTCGACCGCTACCAGGACGAGGACGAGGAGGAGGACCAGGCGCGCGACGACGCGCGCTTCGCCGCGCTGCACGACGAGCTGCGCGAGCTGCGGGCCGAGATCCGCGCGCTGCGCCGGCCCGAGTCGCTCTGA
- a CDS encoding GroES family chaperonin — translation MLHDRVLVQLDNEAGERRSSGGIVIPATAAVGNRRLAWARVVAVGPHARAVEVGDRVLFDPDEKAEVDVSGEGYILMRERDVHAVAATRVDDSETGLYL, via the coding sequence ATGCTGCACGACCGGGTCCTGGTCCAGCTGGACAACGAGGCCGGGGAGCGTCGCTCGTCCGGTGGCATCGTCATCCCGGCCACGGCGGCGGTCGGCAACCGGCGCCTGGCGTGGGCACGCGTCGTCGCGGTCGGTCCGCACGCCCGGGCCGTCGAGGTCGGCGACCGGGTGCTGTTCGACCCCGACGAGAAGGCCGAGGTCGACGTCAGCGGCGAGGGCTACATCCTCATGCGCGAGCGCGACGTCCACGCGGTCGCCGCGACCCGGGTCGACGACAGCGAGACCGGGCTCTACCTCTGA
- a CDS encoding ANTAR domain-containing protein encodes MTVRSTSQIVAALYDKRVDGTSLTDLLCVDCTSDLSLKGATLSVGDHTGLVAVVGASDPVLRRLEERQVELAEGPAADAARSGAPSVHHQLDDAATARWPTYAPMALEAGVGTIVAWPLSVVAVRVGALAMYAGSPGPLETSGATASVRTWVDAATAILLDLQEAETDPSSVGGLASSLDYTAEIHQATGFVSVTAGVRLDDALELMRARAFATERTLLQVARDVLAARLVIADPGAHDE; translated from the coding sequence GTGACTGTGCGCTCCACCAGCCAGATCGTCGCCGCGCTGTACGACAAGCGTGTCGACGGCACCTCGTTGACCGACCTGCTCTGCGTCGACTGCACGAGCGACCTCAGCCTGAAGGGCGCCACCCTCTCGGTCGGGGACCACACGGGGCTGGTCGCGGTCGTCGGCGCCTCGGACCCCGTGCTCCGGCGCCTGGAGGAGCGACAGGTCGAGCTCGCCGAGGGGCCGGCCGCCGACGCCGCGCGCTCCGGCGCGCCCTCGGTGCACCACCAGCTGGACGACGCCGCGACCGCCCGCTGGCCGACGTACGCCCCGATGGCGCTCGAGGCCGGGGTCGGCACGATCGTCGCCTGGCCGCTCTCGGTGGTGGCCGTGCGGGTCGGGGCGCTGGCGATGTACGCCGGCTCGCCGGGGCCGCTGGAGACCAGCGGTGCCACGGCGTCGGTCCGGACCTGGGTCGACGCCGCGACCGCGATCCTGCTCGACCTCCAGGAGGCCGAGACCGACCCGTCGAGCGTCGGCGGGCTCGCCTCCTCCCTCGACTACACCGCGGAGATCCACCAGGCCACCGGCTTCGTCTCGGTCACCGCCGGCGTGCGGCTCGACGACGCGCTCGAGCTGATGCGCGCCCGGGCGTTCGCCACGGAGCGGACACTGCTGCAGGTGGCGCGAGACGTCCTCGCGGCGCGACTCGTGATCGCCGATCCGGGTGCTCACGATGAGTGA
- a CDS encoding GNAT family N-acetyltransferase, whose translation MNDVDPLHAVPELDLPPGWSARPPGADDVPALAELATSVLHAFRGEGRVEQETVAALVVGSGSWTRRQLVVLDADDRAQAWASVHDRAAGRTMVDLTVRPDLPEGDRVAAALLAWMADVARAVAVLRQLGSTQLDASPYAADERLKRWLTGAGYAKKRTWLHLTRPVDDADGLPGPREGVVVRRVAKHDDGQPVAADIQVVHLMLEESFADHFNSYRESFPEFVQRLREDPGHRWDHWWVAEVEVEGQLVPGGALVASVLGEDASGHHGSYVEYIGVHRRARGRGVAKALLHTVIKDAHERGRNRVDLEVDADSPTGADGLYTSMGWTLDHVTESWHGEVTV comes from the coding sequence GTGAACGACGTCGACCCGCTGCACGCCGTCCCCGAGCTGGACCTCCCGCCCGGTTGGAGCGCCCGGCCCCCCGGCGCCGACGACGTGCCGGCCCTCGCCGAGCTGGCGACCTCGGTCCTCCACGCCTTCCGCGGCGAGGGCAGGGTCGAGCAGGAGACGGTCGCGGCGCTGGTCGTGGGCAGCGGGTCGTGGACCCGGCGCCAGCTCGTCGTCCTCGATGCCGACGACCGGGCCCAGGCCTGGGCGTCGGTGCACGACCGCGCAGCCGGCCGCACGATGGTCGACCTCACCGTGCGCCCCGACCTGCCCGAGGGCGACCGGGTCGCCGCGGCCCTGCTCGCCTGGATGGCCGACGTGGCCCGGGCCGTGGCCGTGCTGCGCCAGCTGGGGTCGACCCAGCTCGACGCGAGCCCCTACGCCGCCGACGAGCGGCTCAAGCGCTGGCTCACCGGCGCGGGCTACGCCAAGAAGCGCACGTGGCTGCACCTCACGCGCCCTGTCGACGACGCCGACGGCCTGCCCGGACCGCGCGAGGGCGTCGTCGTACGCCGGGTGGCCAAGCACGACGACGGCCAGCCGGTCGCAGCCGACATCCAGGTGGTGCACCTGATGCTCGAGGAGTCGTTCGCCGATCACTTCAACAGCTATCGCGAGAGCTTCCCCGAGTTCGTCCAGCGGCTGCGCGAGGACCCCGGTCACCGCTGGGACCACTGGTGGGTCGCCGAGGTCGAGGTCGAGGGCCAGCTGGTGCCCGGCGGCGCGCTGGTCGCCTCGGTCCTGGGCGAGGACGCCTCCGGCCACCACGGCAGCTACGTCGAGTACATCGGGGTCCACCGTCGCGCCCGCGGCCGCGGGGTCGCCAAGGCGCTGCTCCACACCGTGATCAAGGACGCCCACGAGCGGGGCCGCAACCGGGTGGACCTCGAGGTCGACGCCGACTCCCCCACCGGCGCCGACGGCCTCTACACCTCGATGGGCTGGACCCTGGACCACGTCACCGAGTCGTGGCACGGCGAGGTCACTGTCTAG
- a CDS encoding aldo/keto reductase has product MDYQPLGDSGLVVSMVGIGCNAFGTRIDQDTVDDIVDAALDAGVNFFDTADTYGRGLSEEMLGRALQGRRQDVVVATKFGMDMDGANGPDHGARASRRYVRRAVEASLRRLQTDHIDLYQLHQPDLVTPMEETLSALGELVVEGKVRYIGCSNFAAWEVADAHHVARQLGVPGYISAQNEYSLYNRVAEDELLPACRALGLSVLPYFPLAYGLLTGKYERGEDAPTGSRLSAEGQRRRLQNADFDRIDALQAFADSRAIDLLTLAVSGLLAQAGVGSVIAGVSRPDQVARNVGAASWRPARSDLEELAGLNRDPLPGMSHRTYARRG; this is encoded by the coding sequence GTGGACTACCAGCCCCTCGGCGACTCCGGCCTCGTCGTGTCGATGGTCGGGATCGGGTGCAACGCCTTCGGCACCCGCATCGACCAGGACACCGTCGACGACATCGTCGACGCCGCCCTCGACGCGGGGGTCAACTTCTTCGACACCGCCGACACCTACGGCCGCGGGCTCAGCGAGGAGATGCTGGGACGCGCGTTGCAGGGCCGCCGGCAGGACGTCGTCGTCGCGACGAAGTTCGGCATGGACATGGATGGCGCCAACGGCCCCGACCACGGGGCGCGCGCCTCCCGCCGCTACGTCCGACGTGCAGTGGAGGCATCCCTGCGCCGGCTGCAGACCGATCACATCGACCTCTACCAGCTGCACCAGCCCGACCTGGTCACGCCGATGGAGGAGACCCTGAGCGCGCTCGGCGAGCTCGTGGTCGAGGGCAAGGTGCGCTACATCGGCTGCTCGAACTTCGCGGCCTGGGAGGTCGCCGACGCCCACCACGTGGCGCGACAGCTCGGGGTGCCCGGCTACATCAGCGCGCAGAACGAGTACTCCCTCTACAACCGCGTCGCCGAGGACGAGCTGCTCCCCGCGTGCCGGGCCCTGGGCCTCAGCGTGCTGCCCTACTTCCCGCTCGCCTACGGTCTGCTCACCGGCAAGTACGAGCGTGGCGAGGACGCCCCCACCGGCAGCCGGCTCTCGGCCGAGGGACAGCGGCGCCGCCTCCAGAACGCCGACTTCGACCGGATCGACGCGCTCCAGGCCTTCGCCGACTCCCGCGCGATCGACCTGCTCACCCTGGCCGTCAGCGGCCTGCTCGCCCAGGCGGGCGTCGGCAGCGTCATCGCCGGGGTCTCCCGGCCCGACCAGGTCGCCCGCAACGTCGGCGCCGCGTCCTGGCGGCCCGCCCGCAGCGACCTCGAAGAGCTCGCCGGCCTCAACCGTGACCCGCTGCCGGGGATGTCGCACCGCACCTACGCCCGGCGGGGGTGA
- a CDS encoding phytoene desaturase family protein, whose translation MSAPHKLPRYDVVVVGAGHNGLVSAAYLAEAGLSVLVLERLGTTGGAAVSQELFPGRPAKLSRFSYLVSLFPDQISKDLGLDAQFRTRRTASYTPTIRRGQHTGLLIESNPGQQTADSFQALTGSSREYERWQSFHGRLAEMAQVLAPSMLEPMVARNKMRQRLGEDVWRWVVEQPLGATVEEVFADDLVRGTVATDGVIGTFADLHDPDLRQNRTFLYHHVGNGTGDWRVPIGGMGALSSSIERAAWKRGAEVLTRAFAQRVRSDGRHAQVQFQHGGESHVVECDWVLGNVAPWVMHLLLGENPGPRPEGSQIKVNMLLDRLPRLRSGVSPPLAFNGTFHVGESYDQLQQAYVEAQEGDIPEFPPGELYCHSLTDPSVMGTLAMEGMHAFTFFGLHAPARLYSGHVEAQRDETVLRILDAINVYLEEPIENLISLDENGNPCLEAMAPQDVEAALAMPGGHIWHGDLSWPWSTNRAAPDTPAHAWGVATHVDNVLMAGSGAARGGGVSGVAGHNAAMALLEILGKKDRTRDE comes from the coding sequence ATGTCCGCTCCTCACAAGCTCCCCCGGTACGACGTCGTCGTGGTCGGAGCCGGCCACAACGGCCTCGTCTCAGCGGCCTACCTCGCCGAGGCCGGACTCTCGGTCCTCGTGCTGGAGCGGCTCGGCACCACCGGGGGCGCGGCGGTGTCCCAGGAGCTGTTCCCCGGTCGGCCCGCCAAGCTGTCGCGGTTCTCCTACCTGGTCAGCCTGTTCCCCGACCAGATCAGCAAGGACCTGGGCCTCGACGCGCAGTTCCGCACGCGGCGCACCGCGTCGTACACCCCGACCATCCGGCGCGGTCAGCACACCGGGCTGCTCATCGAGAGCAACCCGGGCCAGCAGACGGCCGACTCGTTCCAGGCGCTGACGGGGTCGAGCCGGGAGTACGAGCGGTGGCAGTCCTTCCACGGCCGGCTCGCCGAGATGGCACAGGTGCTCGCCCCCTCCATGCTCGAGCCGATGGTCGCCAGGAACAAGATGCGCCAACGCCTCGGCGAGGACGTGTGGCGCTGGGTCGTCGAGCAGCCGCTCGGCGCGACCGTCGAGGAGGTGTTCGCCGACGACCTGGTCCGCGGCACCGTCGCGACCGACGGCGTGATCGGCACCTTCGCCGACCTGCACGACCCCGACCTGCGGCAGAACCGCACCTTCCTCTACCACCACGTCGGCAACGGCACGGGGGACTGGCGCGTGCCGATCGGAGGCATGGGCGCCCTCTCCTCCTCGATCGAGCGGGCGGCGTGGAAGCGCGGGGCCGAGGTGCTCACCCGGGCCTTCGCGCAGCGGGTCCGCAGCGACGGCAGGCACGCCCAGGTGCAGTTCCAGCACGGCGGCGAGTCCCACGTCGTGGAGTGCGACTGGGTGCTCGGCAACGTCGCGCCCTGGGTGATGCACCTGCTGCTCGGCGAGAACCCCGGCCCGCGGCCCGAGGGCTCGCAGATCAAGGTCAACATGCTGCTCGACCGCCTCCCCCGGCTGCGGTCCGGCGTCTCGCCGCCGCTGGCGTTCAACGGCACCTTCCACGTCGGTGAGAGCTACGACCAGCTGCAGCAAGCCTACGTCGAGGCGCAGGAGGGCGACATCCCGGAGTTCCCGCCGGGCGAGCTCTACTGCCACTCGCTGACCGACCCCTCGGTGATGGGCACCCTGGCGATGGAGGGCATGCACGCGTTCACGTTCTTCGGGCTGCACGCGCCGGCGCGGCTCTACTCCGGGCACGTCGAGGCGCAGCGCGACGAGACGGTGCTGCGCATCCTCGACGCGATCAACGTCTACCTCGAGGAGCCGATCGAGAACCTGATCTCCCTCGACGAGAACGGCAACCCCTGCCTGGAGGCGATGGCCCCCCAGGACGTCGAGGCGGCGCTGGCCATGCCCGGCGGGCACATCTGGCACGGCGACCTGAGCTGGCCGTGGTCGACCAACCGCGCCGCACCCGACACCCCCGCCCACGCCTGGGGCGTCGCCACCCACGTCGACAACGTGCTGATGGCCGGGTCGGGCGCGGCCCGCGGCGGCGGGGTCAGCGGCGTCGCCGGTCACAACGCGGCCATGGCGCTCCTGGAGATCCTCGGCAAGAAGGACCGCACCCGGGACGAGTAG
- a CDS encoding SDR family oxidoreductase, translating to MPNPTSRTAVVTGASSGIGAATARHLAAEGFHVVCAARRADRVEALAREIGGTSVTCDVTDADQVAALATAVGPRVDVLVNNAGGAFGAAPVAEADVDQWRAMYEVNVIGLIQVTRALLPALVASGAGVILNVGSTAGRIAYENGGGYTAAKHGTQVVTETLRLELWDQPVRVCEVAPGMVRTEEFALVRFDGDQDKADAVYAGVAEPLTADDVADAITWMVTRPPHVNVDELVIRPRAQAAQHKVHRVLDGRGGS from the coding sequence ATGCCGAACCCGACCTCCCGCACCGCCGTCGTCACCGGCGCCAGCAGCGGCATCGGTGCCGCCACCGCGCGTCATCTCGCTGCCGAGGGCTTCCACGTCGTCTGCGCGGCGCGCCGGGCCGACCGGGTCGAGGCCCTCGCCCGCGAGATCGGCGGCACCTCCGTGACCTGCGACGTCACCGACGCCGACCAGGTGGCCGCGCTGGCCACGGCGGTCGGCCCCCGGGTCGACGTGCTGGTCAACAACGCCGGTGGTGCGTTCGGCGCCGCGCCGGTGGCCGAGGCCGACGTCGACCAGTGGCGGGCGATGTACGAGGTCAACGTGATCGGCCTAATCCAGGTCACCCGCGCGCTGCTCCCGGCCCTGGTCGCCAGCGGGGCCGGGGTGATCCTCAACGTGGGCTCGACCGCCGGACGCATCGCCTACGAGAACGGCGGCGGCTACACCGCCGCCAAGCACGGCACCCAGGTGGTGACCGAGACGCTGCGCCTCGAGCTGTGGGACCAGCCGGTGCGCGTGTGCGAGGTCGCGCCCGGCATGGTGAGGACCGAGGAGTTCGCCCTGGTGCGCTTCGACGGCGACCAGGACAAGGCCGACGCGGTGTACGCCGGCGTGGCGGAGCCGCTGACCGCCGACGACGTGGCCGACGCGATCACCTGGATGGTGACCCGGCCCCCGCACGTCAACGTTGACGAGCTGGTGATCCGTCCTCGCGCCCAGGCCGCGCAGCACAAGGTGCACCGGGTCCTGGACGGTCGGGGCGGGAGCTAG
- a CDS encoding DUF3618 domain-containing protein — MSQPDRIEQDMEETRARLAATIDQLVDRTNPKNVVKREVNAVKRTFVDEQGNPRTENILKVVGGVAGFVVVLVVIRKVTH, encoded by the coding sequence GTGAGCCAGCCCGACCGCATCGAGCAGGACATGGAGGAGACGCGGGCCCGGCTCGCGGCGACGATCGACCAGCTGGTCGACCGGACCAACCCCAAGAACGTCGTCAAGCGCGAGGTCAACGCGGTCAAGCGCACCTTCGTCGACGAGCAGGGCAACCCGCGCACCGAGAACATCCTCAAGGTCGTCGGCGGCGTCGCCGGCTTCGTCGTCGTGCTGGTCGTGATCCGGAAGGTCACCCACTGA